The following is a genomic window from Spirosoma foliorum.
CCAAACCACCCCCATCCTGTGCATCGGCAAGTACATAGTCGTTGCCAAGCCCACCACGTCCCTGATTATTGTTCTGAAAGTTGCCGCTTGGCTCATCGAAACCAAATTTCCACAGTACGTCGTGAAGCAGGTTATTCCAATAAAATAGATTGGTAATGGCTGCATTCTGATTACCTGCAGCTGTATTTAAACCCTGTGTATAGGGGTAATTAAATTCCAGCGTAGCCGATGAAGGACTAGCCCCTACCTCATTGTTGTTATCGGTATCTTCCTGTGCCCAAACGTTATTTCCCCGTGTTGTTATATAGTCGACACTACCATCGTTATGCCAACCATTCGTTGCTCCGGGACCCGTGCCAGTGGGTACAAAGCGTGCGTATGGATTGACCGACTCCGTACGCGAACCGTGATTGGGACTTTCGAGCGGGTAATCAAAAACGGTATAGCCATTGGGCGACAAACTCTCTTTTCTGAATCCAAAATAAGCCGATGAACTGGGGCAATTATGAGGGGTGGTCAGGTGATCAGGTGTGCCAAAGTTACAATGAACAACGTCATCTTTTTTCTTGAGTATCTCACCCGAAAACGCATCGACATGGATATTCCAACCGTTTTTGGCATCTTTTGTCAGGAAGCGTACATTCCAGGTAAGCGCCAGTTTTTCAACGAGTTTCTGTCCTTTCTGATCAGCCTCGACCGGAAGCCAGTACAGTTTTACATCAATTTTTTCGTCAGACAGATCGGGAATCAAATAGGTACTTTTTGTAAGCGTCCCATCGGTTAGCTTTGTAATCGTTGGTGCCTGCGTTTGTGCCAAATTAGCGGAGGCCAGTCCTACGTTGGCAGTAGCTTTCTGCAAAGCGTCGAACGGAGTAATGGTGCCTTTTAGCGCACTCGTTCTCGGTAAAAGGTTGATACCAGGAATAAAATTGTGATTCAGAGCGGCTACCTGACCACCGATCAGGACAATACTCATGACCCGATTATACACCTCTACCGACTGATAACCCTGATTAAAATAAACGTGATACCAACCTGTGGTGGGCGACCGATAGGTGCTTGACACGACCAGCCCATTCACATCGGCAGCTGTTAATTTTTGCTGCTCTATGGTAGAAAGCACGTATTTCCGGGCAGTTTCTACTTCAACCTGCGCATATACCTGAACCGGGTTAATTAGCCATAAGCTAAGCAAAGTGAGCCATATACCCAGATATTTACTAGCCTGTGCGTAAACCTGTTCCATCATTGGCAGAACGATGTGTGTGAAGAGCTTCAAATATTCTGCAGTTAAGATGGGGCAATAAGCTAATTTTCTCAGCAGAGTTCAGTTCAGATATAATGCACCGCACTAGTCGTGCCATGCGTAGAAAGGTTAATTTCGCGGATACCGATACGATAATGATCAACGGCAAATTCCGGAGTATCCTGTCTCATCTGGTAGAACGTTGACGGCGAAAGCAACACCAGCAGATTACCGCGCTGCACAATTTTATCGACATGATAATGGCCACAAACAACCGTTACATGACAAGGTAATTCGTGGACTAGCTCAAGGAATTCATCACTTTGCCGGAACGGATACTTGGTATCCATAAATTCTACATCGGCCGGAAGGGGCGGATGATGCATCATAATCAGCACATTCGTATCGCGCAATGCGGCTAAATAATCACGTAGCCAGGTCCACTGAGCTGACGAAAATTCGCCTTTTGATGAATCCAAAAACAAAGCTGGTCGACCCTCGAGCGGCAATGCATAATATAATTCATTGCTA
Proteins encoded in this region:
- a CDS encoding metallophosphoesterase; translated protein: MCNAHGDRSIYEWVKKHLDELPIPHYVIAGNHDDTAILADVFQKKHDLNSNELYYALPLEGRPALFLDSSKGEFSSAQWTWLRDYLAALRDTNVLIMMHHPPLPADVEFMDTKYPFRQSDEFLELVHELPCHVTVVCGHYHVDKIVQRGNLLVLLSPSTFYQMRQDTPEFAVDHYRIGIREINLSTHGTTSAVHYI